Proteins from a single region of Chelonoidis abingdonii isolate Lonesome George chromosome 20, CheloAbing_2.0, whole genome shotgun sequence:
- the LHX1 gene encoding LIM/homeobox protein Lhx1, whose protein sequence is MVHCAGCKRPILDRFLLNVLDRAWHVKCVQCCECKCNLTEKCFSREGKLYCKTDFFRCFGTKCAGCAQGISPSDLVRRARSKVFHLNCFTCMMCNKQLSTGEELYIIDENKFVCKEDYLNNSNTAKENSLHSATTGSDPSLSPDSQDPSQDDAKDSESANVSDKDAGSNENDDQNLGAKRRGPRTTIKAKQLETLKAAFAATPKPTRHIREQLAQETGLNMRVIQVWFQNRRSKERRMKQLSALGARRHAFFRSPRRMRPLVDRLEPGELIPNGPFSFYGDYQSEYYGPGSNYDFFPQGPPSSQAQTPVDLPFVPSSGPSGTPLGGMDHPLPGHHPSSEAQRFTDIMSHPPGDSPSPEPNLPGSLHSMSAEVFGPSPPFSSISVNGGANYGNHLSHPPEMNEAAVW, encoded by the exons ATGGTGCACTGTGCCGGCTGCAAACGGCCAATCTTGGACCGGTTTTTGTTGAATGTACTGGACAGGGCTTGGCATGTGAAGTGTGTTCAATGCTGTGAATGTAAATGCAATTTGACAGAGAAATGCTTTTCCCGAGAAGGCAAGCTTTACTGCAAAACAGACTTCTTTCG GTGTTTTGGGACCAAGTGTGCTGGCTGTGCCCAGGGGATCTCCCCCAGCGACTTGGTCAGGAGGGCGAGAAGCAAAGTGTTCCACTTGAACTGTTTTACTTGTATGATGTGTAACAAACAGCTCTCCACCGGCGAGGAGCTCTATATTATCGACGAGAACAAGTTTGTCTGCAAAGAAGATTACCTAAATAACAGCAATACTGCCAAAGAGAACAGCCTGCACTCAG CCACAACCGGCAGTGACCCCAGTCTGTCTCCGGATTCTCAAGACCCTTCCCAGGACGACGCGAAAGACTCGGAGAGTGCAAACGTGTCAGACAAGGACGCTGGCAGCAATGAGAATGATGATCAGAACCTGGGGGCCAAGAGGCGGGGTCCTCGCACCACTATCAAAGCCAAACAACTAGAGACTCTGAAAGCGGCCTTCGCAGCTACCCCCAAACCCACCAGGCACATCAGGGAGCAGCTGGCCCAAGAAACCGGGCTCAACATGCGAGTCATACAG GTGTGGTTCCAGAACCGGCGCTCCAAGGAGCGGCGCATGAAGCAGCTGAGCGCGCTGGGGGCCCGCCGCCACGCCTTCTTCCGCAGCCCCCGCCGCATGAGGCCGCTGGTGGACCGGCTGGAGCCGGGGGAGCTCATCCCCAACGGGCCCTTCTCTTTCTATGGAG ATTATCAGAGCGAGTATTATGGCCCTGGAAGCAATTATGATTTCTTCCCACAAGGACCCCCTTCATCTCAAGCTCAGACGCCGGTCGATCTCCCATTTGTGCCCTCCTCTGGGCCATCAGGAACTCCTCTGGGTGGAATGGATCACCCATTACCCGGACACCACCCTTCCAGTGAGGCTCAGCGCTTCACTGACATAATGTCCCACCCACCTGGAGActcacccagccctgagcccaacCTGCCAGGTTCTTTGCACTCCATGTCTGCAGAAGTTTTTGGTCCAAGTCCCCCATTTTCTTCAATATCCGTCAACGGTGGTGCTAATTATGGCAATCACTTGTCACATCCACCAGAAATGAATGAAGCAGCTGTGTGGTAG